From Bombyx mori chromosome 3, ASM3026992v2, the proteins below share one genomic window:
- the LOC101741707 gene encoding heat shock protein 60A: MLRLPRVVRQTVSLHKSYQLSRFYAKDVRFGADVRALMLQGVDILADAVAVTMGPKGRNVILEQSWGSPKITKDGVTVAKGVELKDKFQNIGAKLVQNVANNTNEEAGDGTTTATVLARAIAKEGFEKISKGANPIEIRRGVMLAVDAVKEKLKGMSKPVTTPEEIAQVATISANGDTAIGKLIADAMKKVGRDGVITVKDGKTLTDELEIIEGMKFDRGYISPYFINSSKGAKVEFQDALVLFSEKKISNVQTIIPALEMANQQRKPLIIVAEDVDGEALSTLVVNRLKIGLQVAAVKAPGFGDNRKSTLSDMAIATGGVVFGDDANLIKIEDVQPSDLGQVGEVIITKDDTLLLKGKGKKSDIDRRAEQIRDQIQETNSEYEKEKLQERLARLASGVAVLHVGGSSEVEVNEKKDRVNDALNATRAAVEEGIVPGGGSALLRCIPVLEQLKTVNSDQATGVEIVMKALRMPCMTIAKNAGIDGSVVVAKVEDLGDEFGYDALNNEYVNMIEKGIIDPTKVVRTALTDASGVASLLTTAEAVICEIPQEKEPNPMGGMGGMGGMGGMGGMM; this comes from the coding sequence atgttgcGTCTACCTCGTGTTGTTCGTCAAACTGTTTCTCTCCATAAATCATATCAACTTTCAAGATTTTATGCCAAAGATGTGAGGTTTGGCGCTGATGTAAGAGCTCTCATGCTGCAGGGCGTTGACATCCTAGCTGATGCCGTAGCCGTTACAATGGGTCCAAAAGGTAGAAACGTTATTCTGGAACAATCTTGGGGGTCCCCGAAGATCACAAAAGACGGCGTAACAGTCGCCAAAGGTGTTGAACTCAAGGATAAGTTCCAGAACATCGGTGCTAAGTTAGTACAAAACGTAGCTAATAATACTAACGAGGAGGCGGGAGACGGAACTACCACTGCTACAGTACTGGCACGAGCAATCGCGAAGGAGGGCTTCGAAAAAATATCAAAGGGTGCTAACCCGATTGAGATAAGAAGAGGCGTGATGCTCGCCGTAGATGCCGTTAAAGAGAAACTTAAAGGAATGTCGAAACCCGTTACAACACCCGAAGAAATCGCACAAGTAGCTACCATATCTGCTAACGGGGACACGGCAATCGGCAAGCTCATTGCTGATGCAATGAAGAAGGTAGGTAGGGATGGAGTAATCACAGTGAAAGATGGAAAAACCCTCACCGACGAGCTTGAAATCATTGAGGGTATGAAATTTGATAGAGGTTACATTTCACCATACTTCATTAATTCTTCTAAAGGTGCCAAAGTCGAATTCCAGGATGCCCTGGTACTCTTCTCCGAGAAAAAAATTAGCAATGTTCAAACGATCATTCCAGCATTAGAAATGGCTAATCAACAGAGGAAGCCTCTGATCATAGTAGCTGAAGATGTAGACGGAGAGGCACTGTCCACTTTGGTTGTTAATAGATTGAAAATCGGTTTGCAAGTAGCTGCAGTGAAAGCCCCAGGCTTCGGAGATAACCGCAAGTCCACCCTCAGTGATATGGCTATTGCTACTGGTGGAGTTGTATTTGGTGACGATGCGAATCTCATCAAAATTGAAGATGTCCAACCATCAGACTTAGGTCAAGTAGGTGAAGTGATAATTACTAAAGATGACACTCTGCTATTGAAGGGCAAGGGTAAGAAATCAGACATTGACAGGCGTGCTGAACAGATTAGAGACCAAATTCAGGAGACAAACTCTGaatatgaaaaagaaaaattgcAAGAACGTCTGGCTAGACTAGCATCAGGTGTGGCAGTCTTACATGTTGGTGGTTCAAGTGAAGTCGAGGTTAATGAGAAAAAAGACAGAGTTAATGATGCCCTTAATGCTACTAGAGCTGCAGTTGAGGAAGGTATTGTACCTGGAGGTGGTTCTGCACTCTTGAGATGTATTCCAGTATTAGAACAACTCAAAACAGTCAACAGTGATCAGGCCACTGGTGTAGAGATTGTAATGAAAGCTCTGAGGATGCCATGCATGACAATAGCAAAAAATGCAGGCATTGATGGTTCTGTTGTTGTTGCCAAAGTGGAAGACCTTGGAGATGAATTTGGGTATGATGCCCTCAACAATGAATATGTAAACATGATTGAAAAGGGCATCATTGACCCCACAAAGGTGGTGCGGACAGCCCTGACCGATGCCAGTGGTGTTGCATCACTGCTTACTACTGCCGAAGCTGTGATCTGTGAAATTCCACAAGAAAAAGAGCCTAACCCCATGGGTGGTATGGGAGGTATGGGTGGAATGGGTGGTATGGGAGGCATGATGTGA